A stretch of DNA from Deltaproteobacteria bacterium:
CCATACACTCGTTGCGGTCGCGACCATGGGTGATCAGCTTGGCGATCATAGAGTCGTACTGGCTCGGCACCGTATAGCCGGAGTAAACCATGCCGTCGATACGCACACCTGGACCGCCTGGCTCGTGGTAAGCCGTCACCTTGCCCGGCCAAGGGGCAAAGCT
This window harbors:
- a CDS encoding acetyl-CoA carboxylase biotin carboxylase subunit (an AccC homodimer forms the biotin carboxylase subunit of the acetyl CoA carboxylase, an enzyme that catalyzes the formation of malonyl-CoA, which in turn controls the rate of fatty acid metabolism), translated to SFAPWPGKVTAYHEPGGPGVRIDGMVYSGYTVPSQYDSMIAKLITHGRDRNECMERMRRALAEMKVDGIRTNIAFHERLLANEQFKQGAVHTKFLETFGKKD